Proteins co-encoded in one Vibrio fortis genomic window:
- a CDS encoding rod shape-determining protein, which yields MFKKLRGMFSNDLSIDLGTANTLIYVKGQGIVLDEPSVVAIRQDRVGSAKSVAAVGHAAKQMLGRTPGNISAIRPMKDGVIADFYVTEKMLQHFIKQVHDNSVLKPSPRVLVCVPCGSTQVERRAIRESALGAGAREVYLIDEPMAAAIGAGLRVSEPTGSMVVDIGGGTTEVAVISLNGVVYSSSVRIGGDRFDEAIINYVRRNYGSLIGEATAEKIKHEIGSAYPGDEVEEIEVRGRNLAEGVPRSFSLNSNEILEALQEPLSGIVSAVMVALEQCPPELASDISENGMVLTGGGALLKDLDRLLTEETGIPVVVAEEPLTCVALGGGKALEMIDMHGGDLFSEE from the coding sequence ATGTTTAAAAAACTTCGTGGCATGTTTTCAAACGACCTATCGATTGACTTAGGTACTGCCAATACCCTTATTTATGTAAAAGGCCAAGGCATCGTTCTTGATGAGCCTTCAGTTGTAGCTATTCGCCAAGATCGTGTGGGTTCTGCAAAGAGTGTTGCTGCTGTTGGTCACGCAGCAAAACAGATGCTAGGTCGTACACCTGGCAATATTTCAGCAATTCGCCCAATGAAAGATGGCGTAATTGCAGACTTCTACGTAACAGAGAAAATGCTTCAGCACTTCATCAAGCAAGTGCATGACAACAGCGTTCTTAAGCCAAGTCCTCGCGTTCTTGTTTGTGTTCCTTGTGGTTCTACTCAAGTTGAGCGTCGTGCAATCCGTGAATCTGCACTAGGTGCGGGTGCACGTGAGGTTTACCTAATCGATGAGCCGATGGCGGCAGCGATCGGTGCAGGTCTACGCGTTTCAGAACCAACAGGCTCAATGGTTGTTGATATCGGTGGTGGTACAACAGAAGTTGCGGTTATCTCACTAAATGGTGTGGTTTACTCATCTTCAGTACGCATCGGTGGCGACCGCTTTGATGAAGCGATCATCAACTATGTTCGTCGCAACTACGGCAGCTTGATTGGTGAAGCAACGGCAGAAAAGATCAAACATGAGATCGGTTCAGCATACCCTGGCGATGAAGTAGAAGAGATCGAAGTACGTGGTCGTAACCTTGCTGAAGGTGTGCCACGTAGCTTTAGCCTGAACTCAAACGAGATCCTTGAAGCACTACAAGAGCCACTATCTGGTATTGTTTCAGCGGTAATGGTTGCACTTGAACAGTGTCCACCAGAGCTTGCTTCAGACATCTCTGAAAACGGTATGGTTCTAACTGGTGGTGGTGCACTGCTTAAAGATCTAGACCGTCTGCTAACTGAAGAAACAGGTATTCCTGTTGTTGTAGCAGAAGAGCCACTAACGTGTGTTGCTCTAGGTGGCGGTAAAGCCCTAGAGATGATCGACATGCACGGCGGCGACCTGTTCAGCGAAGAGTAA
- the mreC gene encoding rod shape-determining protein MreC, with translation MKPIFGRGPSLQLRLFFAVIISASLMLADSRLDAFSNVRYLLNSMVAPIQYAANLPRTMFDGVYERFNTRKGLIESSHSLKREVLRLKSELILLDQYQEENKRLRKLLGSPFIRDEKKVVTEVMAVDTSPYRHQVVIDKGQIDGVYEGQPVINEKGIVGQVTFVAAHNSRVLLLTDANNAIPVQVIRNDIRVIASGNGKIDEIELQHIPTSTDIQQEDMLVTSGLGGVYPEGYPVAYVSSVDYDPKREFAVIKAEPVVEFDKLRYLLLIWPDENKRMQADQTNIEQTMLEGDNGQ, from the coding sequence ATGAAGCCAATTTTTGGTAGAGGTCCCTCTCTACAATTACGCCTATTTTTTGCTGTAATTATATCAGCCAGCCTTATGCTGGCTGATAGTCGTTTAGATGCTTTCTCAAATGTTCGCTATCTATTGAACAGCATGGTAGCGCCAATTCAATACGCAGCTAACCTGCCTCGAACCATGTTTGATGGTGTTTATGAGCGTTTTAATACGCGTAAAGGTCTGATCGAATCAAGCCATTCCCTTAAGCGCGAAGTACTTCGCCTTAAGAGTGAACTAATCCTGCTAGACCAGTATCAAGAAGAAAATAAACGCCTGCGCAAACTACTTGGTTCGCCTTTTATTCGTGATGAGAAGAAGGTGGTAACTGAAGTAATGGCTGTTGATACCTCGCCGTATCGCCATCAAGTGGTGATCGATAAAGGTCAGATCGACGGTGTTTATGAAGGTCAACCGGTTATCAATGAAAAGGGTATTGTTGGTCAGGTCACCTTTGTCGCGGCGCACAATAGTCGTGTATTGCTACTGACTGATGCTAATAATGCAATCCCAGTTCAGGTGATTCGAAATGATATTCGAGTGATTGCATCAGGTAACGGCAAGATCGATGAGATCGAACTGCAGCATATTCCAACCAGTACCGATATCCAGCAAGAAGACATGCTCGTGACATCTGGCTTGGGTGGCGTATATCCAGAAGGTTATCCAGTGGCTTACGTCTCGTCGGTTGACTACGATCCGAAACGTGAGTTTGCAGTAATCAAAGCAGAACCTGTGGTTGAGTTTGATAAACTTCGTTACCTGCTATTGATTTGGCCTGATGAAAATAAGCGTATGCAAGCAGATCAGACTAATATAGAACAAACCATGTTAGAGGGTGACAATGGCCAATAG
- the mreD gene encoding rod shape-determining protein MreD — translation MANSVLRSKLVIACSLLIALILQTIPWPGSLDLFRPSWLLLVTCYWVLALPHRVNVGSALILGLLWDLLIGSTLGIRGMMLSIVMYIIAMNFLVIRNMALWQQAMIIAALTVLFEVLIFFGEYLIQDVVFNPLSLWSALINCILWPWMFLLMRRVRRHWHVR, via the coding sequence ATGGCCAATAGCGTATTAAGAAGTAAGTTAGTCATCGCTTGCTCGCTTCTGATTGCCCTGATACTTCAAACCATTCCATGGCCCGGTAGCCTAGATCTGTTTCGCCCATCTTGGTTGCTGCTTGTAACCTGCTATTGGGTGTTGGCACTTCCACATCGCGTCAACGTGGGGAGCGCTCTTATTCTCGGTCTGCTTTGGGACTTGTTGATCGGTTCCACGCTCGGTATTCGCGGCATGATGCTTTCGATAGTGATGTACATCATTGCGATGAACTTCCTCGTGATTCGAAACATGGCACTCTGGCAACAGGCGATGATCATCGCGGCATTGACGGTTTTATTTGAAGTTTTGATCTTCTTTGGTGAATATTTGATTCAAGACGTTGTTTTTAATCCATTATCGCTATGGAGTGCATTGATTAACTGTATACTTTGGCCTTGGATGTTCTTGCTAATGCGCCGTGTACGTCGCCATTGGCATGTGAGGTAA
- a CDS encoding Maf family protein, with protein MDKSSLVLASGSPRRKELLTQLGYEFSVLVTDIEEQQQPDEDVQAYVQRLSLDKAKAALNLIAEREPNSDSIVVLGSDTVVVSQGQVLEKPSDLADCKRMLTQLSDQRHQVMTAVSVVSADKQKTEIVITDVWFKPLSEQEIEKYWQTGEPCDKAGSYGIQGLGGRFVTRIEGSYYAVVGLPLFETDQLLQEFL; from the coding sequence ATGGATAAGTCATCATTAGTTTTGGCATCGGGTTCACCACGCCGAAAAGAGCTGCTGACACAATTAGGTTACGAGTTTTCTGTTCTTGTTACCGATATTGAAGAGCAGCAACAGCCAGATGAAGATGTGCAAGCGTATGTTCAAAGGCTGTCGCTTGATAAAGCCAAAGCAGCCTTGAACTTGATAGCGGAGCGAGAGCCTAATTCAGACAGTATCGTGGTTTTAGGATCAGATACCGTGGTCGTCAGCCAAGGTCAAGTGCTCGAAAAACCGAGCGATTTGGCCGACTGTAAGCGCATGCTCACTCAGTTGTCCGATCAACGCCATCAAGTGATGACCGCTGTGTCTGTGGTTTCCGCAGACAAGCAAAAAACAGAAATCGTAATTACCGACGTATGGTTTAAACCCCTCAGTGAACAAGAAATAGAAAAATACTGGCAAACAGGGGAGCCGTGCGATAAAGCAGGTAGCTATGGGATCCAAGGTTTGGGTGGACGCTTTGTCACTCGAATCGAAGGTAGTTATTACGCCGTTGTCGGCTTACCTTTATTTGAAACGGACCAGCTACTGCAAGAATTCTTATAA
- the rng gene encoding ribonuclease G, which translates to MSAELLLNVTPSETRVAMIEGGALQEIHIERDARRGIVGNIYKGRVSRVLPGMQAAFVDIGLEKAAFLHASDIVPHTECVAENEKKQFQVRDISELVRQGQDIVVQVVKDPLGTKGARLTTDITLPSRYLVFMPGASHVGVSQRIDSESERNRLKKVVSRYCDEHGGFIIRTAAEGADAHELEQDAAFLKRLWLKVLERRGKHKARTRLYGELCLSQRILRDFVGTELSKIQVDSRQEFENLKEFTSEYVPELTSKLELYEGDKPIFDMYDTENEIQRSLDRKVELKSGGYLIIDQTEAMTTVDINTGAFVGRRNLEETIFNTNVEATQAIARQLRLRNLGGIIIIDFIDMLSEEHRKRVLTSLESALDKDRVKTNINGFTQLGLVEMTRKRTRESIEHILCSSCPACEGRGSVKTVETVCYEILREITRVNRAYDADKFVVYAAPAVAEALEGEESHALAELEVFIGKQVKIQAEPLYIQEQFDVVMM; encoded by the coding sequence ATGAGTGCTGAATTGTTGCTGAACGTGACCCCGAGTGAAACTCGTGTGGCTATGATTGAAGGGGGAGCTCTTCAAGAGATCCATATTGAAAGAGATGCTCGCCGAGGCATTGTAGGAAACATCTACAAAGGACGTGTCAGCCGCGTTCTTCCGGGGATGCAGGCGGCATTTGTCGATATTGGTCTAGAGAAAGCCGCGTTTTTGCACGCTTCAGACATCGTTCCTCACACCGAGTGTGTCGCGGAAAATGAGAAAAAGCAGTTTCAGGTTCGTGATATTTCAGAGCTTGTTCGCCAAGGACAAGACATTGTTGTACAGGTCGTTAAAGACCCGCTCGGCACTAAGGGTGCGCGTCTAACGACCGATATTACACTTCCTTCTCGCTATCTTGTCTTTATGCCTGGTGCTAGCCACGTTGGCGTGTCTCAGCGTATCGATAGTGAGTCAGAGCGTAACCGCCTAAAGAAAGTCGTTTCTCGCTACTGTGATGAACACGGCGGCTTTATCATCCGTACGGCTGCGGAAGGAGCAGATGCTCATGAGCTTGAGCAAGACGCAGCATTCCTTAAGCGCTTGTGGTTAAAAGTCTTAGAGCGTCGTGGCAAGCATAAAGCACGCACGCGCCTTTACGGTGAGTTGTGCCTGAGTCAACGTATTCTGCGTGATTTTGTCGGAACTGAGCTAAGCAAGATTCAAGTCGACTCTCGCCAAGAATTTGAAAATCTTAAAGAGTTTACCTCTGAATACGTACCGGAACTGACCAGCAAGTTGGAGCTGTACGAGGGCGATAAGCCAATTTTCGATATGTACGATACCGAGAATGAGATTCAGCGTTCACTCGATCGTAAAGTTGAGCTCAAATCTGGCGGTTACCTGATTATCGACCAGACAGAAGCTATGACCACAGTGGATATTAACACTGGGGCATTTGTTGGTCGTCGTAACCTCGAAGAGACCATCTTTAACACCAACGTTGAAGCGACACAGGCGATTGCGCGTCAGCTGCGTCTGCGCAACCTAGGTGGCATTATCATCATCGACTTCATTGATATGCTATCTGAAGAGCACCGTAAGCGTGTACTTACTTCTTTAGAGTCGGCATTAGATAAAGATCGCGTAAAAACCAATATCAACGGCTTTACTCAACTAGGTTTAGTTGAAATGACGCGTAAGCGCACTCGTGAAAGTATCGAGCACATCCTTTGTTCAAGCTGCCCGGCTTGTGAGGGGCGTGGTAGCGTGAAAACAGTGGAGACGGTGTGTTATGAGATTCTCCGTGAAATTACTCGAGTGAATCGCGCGTACGATGCGGATAAATTCGTGGTTTATGCTGCCCCTGCGGTAGCCGAAGCCCTTGAGGGTGAAGAGTCTCATGCACTGGCTGAGCTTGAGGTCTTCATTGGTAAACAAGTTAAAATTCAAGCTGAGCCTTTGTATATTCAAGAGCAGTTTGACGTTGTTATGATGTAA
- a CDS encoding YhdP family protein: MSSSVTQLLRACLWLVVTLLVALAIAVTTLRVALPNLNKYQSEIELWVNQHSGFEFSIQDVSGFWRNTHPSIALKGVHASLAQAEEVTFSVETVEVEFDLIQSVVEMRPVVADLVMNGMYLDIRSIDLFAARNSDDTEKPSTDSSGRVIKELDNLLLKTLVDVTAKNSSLLYRTISDEERQLDIETLKWQNSGKQHLAEGVVSIKDANLNSLSVSANFIDGGSLTDVTGQFYVSAENISVKPWLTRYMQAESGIEAGNVSLNSWLTLKNSKPVDAYVEVLPSELAWNEDGYHELMIESGTFKLTPTDLGWQVNGHSLNLRTDDHAWPELDVAFNWQKGPWQLNVSELDIAALTPLIKLLPDSESSNELVDKLSPGGLVEDIRVSMGTDIESLRYSARFSELAMEQWDLLPGFSQVSGSVFGSTTEAKASINVIDDVFPYGEVFQAPLNIKQGQVDIVWQQDENGWRLWSDKVTAATPDLQVLGAFRLDFPNDASPFLSFYGEADAYNVGETWRYLPTLALGQDLTDYLSTAIQAGRSNSVKLLWHGELAQFPYSNHDGIFQIWVGLEDVKFSFDTAWPLITNLQLDLLFENEAMHLDSRSAQLMDVTGERITGRIPYLGEGGHIEIEAKAKATGNAVRDYMTSSPLVDSVGAALTALQVNGDVYSEFQLDIPFDSSREARAWGYAELKGNHVQIEAPPIVLENTTGRIEFDNDVVTATGLSAELLTQGISVDFAGQNDGPGYAVGIDVLGDWDVKPLEPYIGEQWLSRLSGHAPWQSNIDIQLNDIGFTYQLDLKSDLTYLASDYPYPLSKRTLEKGTARLQASGNQESITARLQLPNTKYQTEIDITGDVPVLKATNLVLGRGGFKISPVVGHHALIRTDEFNLDDWLEVVMEPVKPSTAVLSQMNTPTIPAPTRITLESKELTLGGIAWNDVDFSARKNKLAWQMQVSSQEVEGDINYLAPYDLTVSLDRLHLFVPGWSEKKSEDQLLQRMEEDSPLISELDRKVHDAMPNLTLMIKDFWLQGYKVGKVDVELQRKDDRIEWNKIQVRSGNNKADLNGWWALSDTKSHSALNIDVEGENNSELMERFGITSGIQKAPFAMQAQLEWDGSPWGIKIDTLDGKVETELGKGIISDVSGAARLLGLFSLDSIIRKMQLDFSDVFDKGMAFNSITGTGEFQNGIFLTNDLRMDAVAGEMKIKGIANLNSRLVDAEVNFTPDITSGIPVLTAFAVTPQTALYVLAITTVISPVVEVFTQVNYSVKGPLDSPTVSELSRSKGEFKLPEKLRDMAK, from the coding sequence GTGAGCTCTAGTGTTACTCAGCTACTGCGTGCATGTTTATGGTTAGTGGTTACTTTGCTTGTGGCACTTGCCATTGCAGTAACCACTTTACGTGTCGCGCTACCCAACCTGAATAAATACCAATCTGAGATTGAATTGTGGGTGAACCAACATTCAGGTTTTGAATTCTCTATTCAAGATGTGAGTGGCTTTTGGCGTAATACTCATCCATCGATTGCCTTAAAAGGTGTTCATGCTAGCCTCGCGCAAGCTGAAGAGGTCACTTTCTCCGTTGAAACGGTCGAGGTTGAATTTGACCTGATTCAGTCTGTCGTTGAAATGCGCCCTGTGGTTGCGGATTTGGTAATGAACGGGATGTATCTCGACATCCGCTCTATCGATCTGTTTGCTGCTCGTAACAGCGACGATACCGAGAAACCAAGTACAGACTCATCAGGGCGAGTGATCAAAGAGCTCGACAATCTCCTGTTAAAAACCTTAGTCGATGTTACGGCTAAGAACTCCTCACTACTTTATCGCACTATTTCTGATGAAGAGCGTCAACTCGATATTGAAACGCTTAAGTGGCAGAACTCTGGAAAGCAACACCTTGCAGAAGGTGTCGTCAGCATTAAAGACGCCAATCTCAATTCTTTGTCAGTAAGTGCTAACTTTATCGATGGTGGCTCACTGACGGATGTGACCGGACAGTTTTATGTGAGCGCTGAAAACATCTCAGTCAAACCTTGGCTTACACGCTACATGCAAGCAGAATCAGGGATTGAGGCAGGTAATGTCAGCCTAAACAGCTGGTTAACATTGAAAAACAGCAAACCTGTTGACGCTTATGTCGAGGTACTTCCATCTGAGCTGGCTTGGAATGAAGATGGCTATCATGAGCTGATGATTGAGTCGGGGACCTTTAAGCTCACGCCTACCGATTTAGGCTGGCAAGTGAATGGGCACTCACTTAACTTGCGTACCGATGACCATGCTTGGCCTGAGTTGGATGTTGCGTTCAATTGGCAGAAAGGCCCATGGCAACTGAATGTCTCTGAGTTAGATATTGCTGCTCTTACCCCGCTAATTAAACTTCTTCCAGATTCGGAGAGTTCTAATGAGTTAGTCGACAAGCTATCGCCAGGCGGTCTTGTTGAAGACATTCGAGTCTCGATGGGGACCGATATTGAGAGCTTGCGTTACTCTGCACGTTTTTCCGAGTTGGCTATGGAACAGTGGGATTTGTTGCCTGGTTTTAGCCAAGTTTCAGGTTCTGTGTTTGGTTCTACAACCGAAGCCAAAGCCAGCATCAATGTGATTGACGATGTCTTTCCATATGGAGAAGTCTTTCAGGCTCCATTGAACATCAAACAAGGTCAGGTAGATATTGTTTGGCAGCAGGATGAGAATGGCTGGCGACTGTGGTCGGATAAAGTAACAGCCGCGACTCCAGACCTGCAGGTGCTAGGCGCGTTTCGTCTCGACTTCCCCAATGATGCGAGCCCTTTCCTTTCGTTTTATGGCGAAGCTGACGCATATAACGTCGGTGAAACTTGGCGCTATCTGCCTACTTTGGCGTTAGGGCAAGATCTTACGGATTACTTGTCAACCGCGATTCAAGCTGGCCGTTCTAATTCGGTCAAATTGCTATGGCACGGTGAATTGGCGCAATTTCCTTATTCGAACCACGACGGTATTTTTCAGATCTGGGTTGGCCTTGAGGATGTGAAGTTCAGTTTCGATACGGCGTGGCCATTGATTACCAACCTGCAGCTTGATTTGTTGTTTGAAAACGAAGCGATGCACCTTGACTCTCGCTCCGCACAGTTAATGGATGTCACTGGTGAGCGTATCACTGGGCGCATTCCTTATCTTGGTGAAGGTGGTCACATTGAAATCGAAGCCAAAGCAAAGGCGACGGGCAATGCAGTTCGTGACTATATGACATCGTCTCCGCTAGTGGACTCGGTGGGTGCCGCGTTAACGGCGCTGCAGGTAAATGGTGATGTGTACTCTGAATTCCAACTTGATATTCCATTTGATAGCAGTCGGGAAGCGCGAGCTTGGGGTTATGCAGAGCTAAAAGGTAACCATGTTCAGATTGAAGCGCCGCCGATAGTGTTGGAAAACACCACTGGTCGTATTGAATTTGATAACGATGTAGTGACGGCAACGGGCTTATCTGCAGAACTATTAACTCAGGGTATTTCCGTTGATTTTGCTGGTCAGAATGATGGTCCTGGCTATGCGGTAGGTATTGATGTGTTAGGTGACTGGGATGTGAAACCTCTCGAGCCCTACATCGGTGAGCAGTGGCTGAGCCGCCTGTCTGGACATGCTCCTTGGCAATCAAATATCGATATACAACTCAACGATATAGGCTTCACTTATCAGCTAGACTTAAAGTCAGACTTAACGTACCTGGCGAGCGATTATCCATATCCGCTCTCAAAGCGTACCCTTGAAAAAGGTACGGCAAGGCTGCAAGCGTCGGGTAATCAAGAGTCGATTACTGCTCGTCTTCAGCTTCCAAATACTAAGTATCAAACAGAAATCGACATTACTGGTGACGTTCCTGTACTTAAGGCGACTAACTTAGTCCTTGGTCGTGGTGGCTTTAAGATAAGTCCTGTGGTGGGGCATCACGCGCTCATCCGTACTGATGAGTTTAATCTCGATGATTGGTTGGAAGTGGTCATGGAGCCGGTCAAGCCATCTACCGCAGTGCTTAGTCAGATGAACACACCGACGATTCCAGCACCAACTAGAATTACGTTAGAGAGTAAAGAGCTCACTCTTGGTGGTATCGCTTGGAATGATGTGGACTTTAGCGCACGTAAAAACAAGTTAGCGTGGCAGATGCAGGTTTCAAGTCAGGAAGTTGAAGGTGATATCAATTATTTAGCACCTTATGACCTAACCGTGTCTTTAGATCGTTTACACCTATTCGTTCCGGGGTGGAGCGAGAAGAAGAGTGAAGACCAGCTACTGCAACGCATGGAGGAAGACTCTCCATTGATCTCTGAATTGGACAGGAAAGTCCATGATGCGATGCCAAATCTGACGTTGATGATCAAAGACTTTTGGTTGCAAGGCTATAAGGTTGGCAAGGTTGATGTTGAGCTACAGCGCAAAGATGATCGTATTGAATGGAATAAGATCCAAGTGCGCAGTGGTAATAATAAAGCGGATCTCAACGGCTGGTGGGCTCTGAGTGATACAAAGAGTCATTCAGCTCTAAATATTGATGTCGAAGGTGAAAACAACAGTGAACTGATGGAGCGTTTTGGTATTACATCAGGTATTCAAAAAGCCCCGTTTGCGATGCAGGCACAGCTTGAATGGGACGGTTCACCGTGGGGTATCAAGATTGATACGCTTGATGGCAAGGTAGAAACAGAGTTAGGTAAAGGAATCATCTCTGATGTTAGCGGTGCTGCACGATTGCTTGGCTTGTTTAGTCTCGATTCGATCATTCGTAAAATGCAGCTCGACTTTTCCGATGTCTTTGATAAGGGCATGGCGTTTAACAGCATTACTGGTACGGGTGAGTTCCAAAACGGTATCTTCCTGACCAACGACCTAAGAATGGACGCGGTAGCGGGTGAGATGAAGATCAAAGGCATCGCTAACCTCAATAGTCGTTTGGTTGATGCAGAAGTGAACTTTACCCCAGATATTACATCGGGCATTCCAGTCCTGACCGCATTTGCTGTCACGCCACAAACTGCGCTCTATGTGTTGGCGATTACTACAGTAATTTCACCTGTTGTCGAGGTATTTACCCAGGTGAATTACTCAGTCAAAGGGCCGCTTGATTCACCAACTGTGAGCGAGTTGTCGCGCAGTAAAGGTGAATTCAAGCTGCCAGAAAAGCTGAGAGATATGGCTAAGTAA
- a CDS encoding carbon-nitrogen hydrolase family protein, producing MDSVGLIQMTSGPNPSENLRFLAQEIIKCKAHGAKWVVCPENALVFGSKQDYHQHAEPLGDGPLQAQVCELAKHHRIWIVIGSMPIKTAKGVMTTSLVIDDFGSVVAHYDKLHMFDVDVADAHKCYRESDIFTPGERVVTAETPFGHLGLSICYDVRFPHLYSELRSQGAQIILVPAAFTAVTGEAHWEALLRCRAIETQSWVVAVGQGGKHPCRRETWGHSMVIDPWGRVVAQLGQEPKSMVVELDTTSCEPIRQNMPIVQHSRFTNQF from the coding sequence ATGGACAGTGTTGGCTTGATTCAGATGACTTCAGGGCCAAATCCGAGCGAGAACTTACGTTTCCTCGCTCAAGAGATTATTAAATGCAAAGCACATGGTGCCAAATGGGTGGTTTGCCCAGAAAATGCATTGGTGTTCGGTAGCAAGCAAGATTACCATCAACACGCAGAGCCATTAGGTGATGGGCCCTTACAAGCGCAGGTGTGCGAACTCGCCAAACATCACAGAATCTGGATTGTGATTGGTAGCATGCCTATTAAGACTGCCAAAGGGGTGATGACCACCTCACTAGTTATTGATGATTTTGGTTCAGTCGTAGCCCATTACGACAAGCTGCACATGTTCGATGTTGATGTGGCGGATGCGCACAAATGTTATCGAGAGTCCGATATTTTTACTCCCGGTGAGCGTGTGGTCACTGCGGAAACGCCTTTCGGTCACTTGGGCTTGAGTATTTGTTATGATGTGCGCTTTCCACATCTTTACTCTGAGTTAAGAAGTCAAGGTGCTCAAATTATCTTAGTACCTGCTGCCTTTACAGCGGTAACTGGTGAAGCGCATTGGGAAGCTTTATTGCGCTGCCGAGCTATAGAAACACAATCTTGGGTCGTCGCAGTTGGGCAAGGTGGTAAGCATCCTTGTCGGCGAGAGACCTGGGGGCACTCCATGGTGATAGACCCATGGGGGAGAGTGGTCGCTCAACTCGGCCAAGAGCCGAAAAGTATGGTTGTCGAACTAGATACAACCAGCTGTGAGCCTATTAGACAGAATATGCCGATCGTTCAACACTCTCGATTTACAAACCAATTTTAA
- the tldD gene encoding metalloprotease TldD, which yields MSINQIEEALLNPTGLTEQNIADTLASIATRQIDYADIYFQSSWHESLVLEDSIIKDGSFNIDCGVGVRAVAGEKTGFAYSDQIQLEALKQSAIAARGIAKQGQNGKVHAFKRNMNQAYYDAVNPLASWEKQQKTELLKALDAYIRTKEPMVTEVSISLSGVHEQMLVAATDGTYAGDIRPLVRLSISVLAQKGDRRERGSAGGGGRFGYDFFLSDDNGTQVAYQFADEAIRQALVNLEAVAAPAGAMPVVLGSGWPGVLLHEAVGHGLEGDFNRKESSVFSGKIGEQVTSSLCTIVDDGTLTNLRGSLNVDDEGVNGQYNTLIENGVLKGYMQDKLNARLMGVAPTGNGRRESYAHLPMPRMTNTCMLPGEHTPEEIIATVDKGIYAPNFGGGQVDITSGKFVFSASEAYMIENGKITHPVKGATLIGSGIEAMQQVSMVGNDLSIDRGVGVCGKAGQSVPVGVGQPTLKLDSLTVGGTE from the coding sequence ATGAGCATCAATCAAATTGAAGAAGCGCTACTTAACCCGACGGGGCTTACGGAGCAAAATATCGCAGATACATTGGCGAGCATTGCTACCCGCCAAATTGATTATGCTGATATCTACTTTCAGTCTAGCTGGCATGAGTCTCTTGTCCTAGAAGACAGCATCATCAAAGATGGATCATTCAATATCGATTGCGGCGTTGGTGTTCGTGCGGTTGCGGGTGAAAAGACAGGTTTTGCTTATTCAGACCAAATTCAGCTAGAAGCTCTTAAGCAGAGTGCGATTGCGGCTCGTGGTATTGCAAAGCAGGGCCAAAACGGCAAGGTACATGCGTTTAAGCGCAACATGAATCAAGCGTACTATGATGCAGTAAACCCGCTAGCAAGTTGGGAAAAGCAACAAAAAACCGAACTGCTTAAAGCGCTAGATGCGTATATTCGTACCAAAGAGCCGATGGTGACGGAAGTATCGATTAGCCTGAGCGGTGTACACGAACAGATGCTAGTGGCGGCAACCGATGGCACTTACGCTGGCGATATTCGCCCACTGGTCCGTCTATCTATTAGTGTATTAGCACAGAAAGGCGATCGTCGTGAGCGTGGTAGCGCGGGTGGCGGTGGCCGCTTCGGTTACGACTTCTTCTTAAGCGACGATAATGGCACTCAAGTGGCGTATCAATTTGCTGATGAAGCGATTCGTCAGGCTCTTGTTAACCTTGAAGCAGTTGCTGCGCCTGCGGGTGCTATGCCTGTGGTTCTCGGTTCTGGCTGGCCGGGTGTACTACTGCACGAAGCGGTAGGTCACGGCTTAGAGGGCGATTTTAACCGTAAAGAGTCTTCTGTTTTCTCTGGTAAAATTGGTGAGCAAGTCACATCTAGCCTGTGTACGATCGTTGATGATGGCACATTGACTAACCTTCGCGGCTCTTTGAATGTCGATGATGAAGGTGTGAATGGTCAATACAATACCTTGATCGAAAACGGTGTATTGAAAGGTTACATGCAAGATAAGCTCAACGCTCGTCTAATGGGTGTGGCACCGACGGGTAATGGTCGTCGTGAGTCTTACGCTCATCTTCCTATGCCTCGTATGACGAACACTTGCATGTTGCCAGGCGAACACACGCCAGAAGAGATCATCGCAACCGTTGATAAAGGCATTTACGCGCCAAACTTTGGCGGTGGTCAGGTTGATATCACCTCAGGTAAGTTTGTATTTTCGGCTTCTGAAGCGTACATGATTGAAAACGGCAAGATCACTCACCCAGTGAAGGGCGCAACATTGATTGGCTCTGGTATTGAAGCGATGCAGCAAGTGTCTATGGTCGGCAATGACCTAAGCATCGACCGCGGCGTGGGTGTGTGTGGTAAAGCAGGTCAAAGTGTTCCGGTTGGTGTTGGTCAGCCAACGTTGAAGCTAGACTCACTAACAGTCGGTGGTACTGAGTAA